The DNA segment TATATGTAAGTTATGTTTGGAAAATCTTTTGTTATTTGTGGAGTTTTATCAGTAGAGCCATCATCTATGATTATGACTTCTTTTGGTTTATAAGTTTGAGCATATACAGATGCTAATGCACGTTGAAGAACTTTATATCGGTTATAAGTTGGGATTACAACCGAAATATCCATATCCTACTACCTTCTCTCTTTCTCTAGTTCCCAAGCTTGACTTGAAAATTCATACTACAATACATAGCCTTATTCTAAGCATGAAAAAAAATTTACCAAGTCTTTATCTCATTGTAGATGCTATCTCTCTCAATAGGAATAAAGCCACTATTTTTTATAAGTGCAACAAACTCATCTAGCTCAACTCCATTTGCACTTTTAGCACCTGCTGCGGAGTTTATAGACTCCCTCTCTATAGTTCCATCAAGGTCATTTGCTCCAAACTCTTGAGCAAGAAGTGCAAGACCAACAGTTGAAGTCACCCAGTAAGCTTTTATATTTGGTACATTGTCTAAGACTATGCGACTGATGGCAATAGTTCTTAAAATCTCATCCGCACTTATATCTTTTTGGATCTTTAGATAGTTGTTCTCTCTTTGATAAACAAGAGGGATAAAAGCGTTAAAACCTTTGCTTTTATCTTGCAGTTCTCGTATGCGCATCATGTGGTCTATGCGGTTTGCCCTACTCTCAACATGACCAAAGAGCATAGTAACATTTGACATTTTGCCTCTTGCGTGCCACTTTTCATGGATATCCAGCCACTGTTGGGATGTAACTTTTCCCTTACAGATATAGTCTCGAACCTCTTCATCAAAGATTTCAGCTCCACCACCAGGCATGGAATCAACACCATTTGCAACCATCAGATCTAGTATCTCATCATAGCTTTTGTTATACTCTCGTGCTAAAAAGTCAACCTCTGCCGCTGTTAATGCTTTTACATGCATCTTTGGATATGCCTCTTTTATCTTTTTAAAGATACCAAGATACCAGTCAAGTCCAGTACCAGGGTTATGTGCAGAGACTATATGAACCTCTTTTATACCGCGACTCTCTACATCTTTTACGATATTCATTATCTCATCATGCGTCATTGTGTAGGGATTTGGGTTTTTTCTATTTGCTGAGTATGCACAGAACTTACAAACATCTGCACAGATATTTGTTGGATTTATATGGCGGTTAATATTAAAGTATGTTTTTTTACCATGAAGTGAGAGTCTCTTTGCATCAGCTAGCTGCCCTAGCTCAAAAAAATCCATCTCATAAAGACTAAGTGCCTCATCAAATGAGACTCTCTCTCCTTTCTCTATTTTCTCTTTTAAGTTCATTTTTTATCCTAAAATTTTTACTTCTGGTTGGTGAGCCATTGCGCAGATTAACTCCGCAGCATCTGAGCTTAGAGTCTCTAATCTTAATATATTTGTAGTAATTTCAGACTCGCAAAAGTCAAGTTTTTCATCTTTAGATGCAAGGAGTATAACACTCGCATCTATGCCGTAGTTTAAA comes from the Sulfurimonas hongkongensis genome and includes:
- the mqnE gene encoding aminofutalosine synthase MqnE, coding for MNLKEKIEKGERVSFDEALSLYEMDFFELGQLADAKRLSLHGKKTYFNINRHINPTNICADVCKFCAYSANRKNPNPYTMTHDEIMNIVKDVESRGIKEVHIVSAHNPGTGLDWYLGIFKKIKEAYPKMHVKALTAAEVDFLAREYNKSYDEILDLMVANGVDSMPGGGAEIFDEEVRDYICKGKVTSQQWLDIHEKWHARGKMSNVTMLFGHVESRANRIDHMMRIRELQDKSKGFNAFIPLVYQRENNYLKIQKDISADEILRTIAISRIVLDNVPNIKAYWVTSTVGLALLAQEFGANDLDGTIERESINSAAGAKSANGVELDEFVALIKNSGFIPIERDSIYNEIKTW